A genome region from Pseudomonas helmanticensis includes the following:
- the ccoN gene encoding cytochrome-c oxidase, cbb3-type subunit I: MSTAISPTAYNYKVVRQFAIMTVVWGILGMGLGVFIASQLVWPELNFGLPWTSFGRLRPLHTNLVIFAFGGCALFATSYYVVQRTCQTRLISDSLAAFTFWGWQAVIVGAIITLPLGYTTTKEYAELEWPLAILLAIVWVTYGLVFFGTITKRKTKHIYVGNWFYGAFIVVTAMLHIVNHASLPVSFFKSYSAYAGATDAMIQWWYGHNAVGFFLTTGFLGMMYYFVPKQAERPIYSYRLSIVHFWALITLYIWAGPHHLHYTALPDWAQSLGMAMSIILLAPSWGGMINGMMTLSGAWHKLRTDPILRFLVVSLAFYGMSTFEGPMMAIKTVNSLSHYTDWTIGHVHAGALGWVAMISIGAIYHMIPKLFGRAQMHSVGLINAHFWLATIGTVLYIASMWVNGITQGLMWRAINDDGTLTYSFVEALQASHPGYIVRALGGAFFASGMFLMAYNVWRTVRASNPAEAEAAAQIAVVGAH; encoded by the coding sequence ATGAGCACAGCAATCAGTCCGACTGCTTATAACTATAAGGTAGTCCGCCAGTTCGCCATCATGACGGTGGTCTGGGGGATCCTTGGCATGGGGCTCGGTGTCTTCATCGCCTCGCAACTGGTCTGGCCGGAGTTGAACTTCGGTCTGCCGTGGACGAGCTTTGGACGCCTGCGCCCGTTGCACACAAACCTGGTGATTTTCGCCTTCGGTGGTTGTGCACTGTTTGCCACTTCCTACTATGTCGTGCAGCGAACCTGCCAGACGCGACTGATTTCCGACAGCCTCGCCGCCTTCACCTTCTGGGGCTGGCAAGCGGTGATCGTCGGCGCAATCATTACCTTGCCGCTGGGTTACACCACTACCAAGGAATACGCGGAACTGGAATGGCCACTGGCTATTTTGCTGGCGATTGTCTGGGTCACCTACGGTCTGGTGTTCTTCGGCACCATCACCAAGCGCAAAACCAAGCACATCTATGTCGGTAACTGGTTCTACGGCGCATTCATCGTCGTCACGGCGATGCTGCACATCGTCAACCACGCTTCCCTGCCAGTCAGCTTCTTCAAGTCCTACTCGGCCTATGCCGGTGCGACCGACGCGATGATCCAGTGGTGGTACGGCCACAACGCGGTGGGCTTCTTCCTGACCACCGGTTTCCTCGGGATGATGTATTACTTCGTGCCGAAACAGGCCGAACGTCCGATCTACTCCTATCGCCTGTCGATCGTGCACTTCTGGGCACTGATCACCCTGTACATCTGGGCCGGCCCGCACCACCTGCACTACACCGCACTGCCGGATTGGGCACAATCGCTTGGCATGGCGATGTCGATCATCCTGCTGGCACCAAGCTGGGGCGGCATGATCAACGGCATGATGACCCTGTCGGGCGCCTGGCATAAGCTGCGCACCGACCCGATCCTGCGCTTCCTCGTGGTATCGCTGGCGTTCTACGGCATGTCGACCTTCGAAGGGCCGATGATGGCGATCAAGACCGTCAACTCGCTTTCGCACTACACCGACTGGACCATCGGCCACGTACACGCCGGCGCGCTCGGCTGGGTGGCGATGATTTCGATCGGCGCGATCTACCACATGATCCCGAAACTGTTCGGTCGTGCGCAGATGCACAGCGTCGGCCTGATCAACGCGCACTTCTGGCTGGCGACGATCGGCACCGTGCTGTACATCGCTTCGATGTGGGTCAACGGCATCACTCAGGGCCTGATGTGGCGTGCAATCAACGACGACGGCACCCTCACCTACTCGTTCGTTGAAGCGCTGCAGGCCAGCCACCCGGGCTACATCGTCCGTGCGCTGGGCGGGGCTTTCTTCGCCAGCGGCATGTTCCTGATGGCTTACAACGTCTGGCGCACCGTGCGCGCCTCGAACCCGGCCGAAGCCGAAGCCGCTGCCCAGATCGCTGTCGTTGGAGCTCACTGA
- a CDS encoding CcoQ/FixQ family Cbb3-type cytochrome c oxidase assembly chaperone, with the protein MDIGMIRGLGTVVVMVAFIGLALWVFSPKRKSEFEDATLLPFADDPEAIKHVEQASRSNKE; encoded by the coding sequence ATGGATATCGGGATGATTCGTGGCCTGGGCACCGTTGTTGTGATGGTGGCCTTCATCGGTCTGGCGTTGTGGGTGTTCAGCCCCAAGCGCAAGTCGGAGTTTGAAGACGCGACCTTGTTGCCTTTTGCGGATGATCCCGAAGCCATCAAGCACGTCGAGCAAGCTTCTAGGAGTAACAAAGAATGA
- the ccoO gene encoding cytochrome-c oxidase, cbb3-type subunit II, with protein MKHEAVEKNIGLLAFFMVIAVSVGGLTQIVPLFFQDVTNKPVEGMKPRTALELEGRDIYIANGCVGCHSQMIRPFRAETERYGHYSVAGESVWDHPFLWGSKRTGPDLARVGGRYSDDWHRAHLYNPRNVVPESKMPAYPFLVENKLDGKDTAKKMEVLRTLGVPYTDEDIAGAKDAVKGKTEMDALVAYLQGLGTIIKSKR; from the coding sequence ATGAAGCATGAAGCTGTCGAGAAGAATATTGGCCTGCTGGCTTTCTTCATGGTCATCGCCGTCAGTGTTGGCGGCCTGACCCAAATCGTTCCGCTGTTTTTCCAGGACGTCACCAACAAGCCGGTCGAAGGCATGAAGCCACGCACCGCCCTTGAACTGGAAGGCCGCGACATCTACATCGCCAACGGCTGTGTCGGCTGCCACTCGCAGATGATCCGTCCGTTCCGCGCTGAAACCGAACGCTACGGCCACTACTCGGTTGCCGGCGAAAGCGTCTGGGACCACCCGTTCCTGTGGGGTTCCAAGCGTACCGGCCCGGATCTGGCCCGTGTCGGCGGTCGTTACTCCGATGACTGGCACCGTGCGCACTTGTACAACCCGCGCAACGTCGTGCCCGAGTCGAAAATGCCGGCGTACCCGTTCCTCGTGGAAAACAAGCTCGACGGCAAAGACACCGCCAAGAAAATGGAAGTGTTGCGCACGCTCGGCGTCCCTTACACCGACGAAGACATCGCCGGGGCCAAGGATGCCGTGAAGGGCAAAACCGAAATGGACGCGCTGGTGGCCTATCTGCAAGGCCTGGGCACCATCATCAAAAGCAAACGGTGA
- a CDS encoding cbb3-type cytochrome oxidase subunit 3, which yields MVFEMSAGLIRGLGTVVVFVAFVGLTLWVFNRKRTPEFAEARLLPFADEPQSDTTPASETRSTRP from the coding sequence ATGGTCTTTGAAATGAGTGCAGGCCTGATTCGCGGCCTCGGCACGGTCGTGGTGTTCGTCGCCTTCGTTGGTTTGACCTTGTGGGTGTTCAACCGCAAGCGCACGCCGGAATTCGCCGAAGCACGTTTGTTGCCGTTCGCCGACGAGCCGCAATCCGACACTACCCCCGCATCTGAAACAAGGAGTACCCGGCCATGA
- the ccoP gene encoding cytochrome-c oxidase, cbb3-type subunit III, whose amino-acid sequence MTTFWSTWICVLTIGSLIGLTWLLIGTRRGETKGSVDQTMGHSFDGIEEYDNPLPQWWFMLFAGTLVFSVGYLILYPGLGNWKGILPGYEDGWTGVHEWEKEMSKADAKFGPIFAKFAAMPLEEVAKDPQALKMGGRLFASNCSVCHGSDAKGAFGFPNLADSDWRWGGDAETIKTTIMGGRMAAMPAWGEVLGEAGVKNVAAYVRHELAGLPLPADSKADLQAGQQAFSTTCVACHGATGHGTEAMGAPNLTHPAGFIYGTSLTQLEQTIRHGRQGHMPAQNELLGNDKVQLLAAYVYSLSHGLNTEKLITEDNKQ is encoded by the coding sequence ATGACCACCTTCTGGAGTACGTGGATCTGCGTACTGACCATCGGCAGCCTGATCGGCCTGACGTGGCTGCTGATCGGCACCCGCCGGGGCGAGACCAAGGGCAGCGTCGACCAGACCATGGGCCACAGCTTCGATGGCATCGAGGAGTACGACAACCCGCTGCCGCAGTGGTGGTTCATGCTGTTCGCCGGCACGTTGGTGTTCTCTGTGGGCTATCTGATCCTCTATCCGGGCCTGGGCAACTGGAAAGGCATCCTGCCGGGTTACGAGGATGGCTGGACCGGCGTCCACGAGTGGGAAAAGGAAATGAGCAAGGCTGACGCCAAGTTCGGGCCGATCTTCGCCAAGTTCGCCGCCATGCCGCTGGAGGAAGTGGCGAAGGATCCGCAGGCGTTGAAAATGGGTGGTCGCTTGTTCGCCTCCAACTGCTCGGTGTGCCACGGCTCCGACGCCAAGGGCGCATTCGGTTTCCCTAACCTCGCCGACAGCGACTGGCGTTGGGGCGGCGACGCCGAGACCATCAAGACCACCATCATGGGTGGCCGGATGGCGGCGATGCCGGCCTGGGGCGAAGTGTTGGGCGAGGCCGGGGTAAAAAACGTTGCCGCGTATGTGCGTCACGAACTGGCCGGCCTGCCATTGCCTGCCGACAGCAAGGCTGACCTGCAAGCGGGACAGCAAGCGTTCAGCACCACTTGCGTAGCCTGTCATGGGGCAACCGGCCACGGCACTGAAGCCATGGGTGCGCCGAATCTGACGCACCCGGCCGGATTTATCTATGGCACCAGCCTGACTCAACTTGAGCAGACCATTCGCCATGGTCGTCAGGGTCACATGCCGGCGCAGAATGAGCTGTTGGGCAATGACAAAGTGCAATTGTTAGCAGCCTATGTGTACAGCTTGTCACATGGATTGAATACAGAAAAACTGATTACTGAAGACAATAAGCAGTAA
- the ccoN gene encoding cytochrome-c oxidase, cbb3-type subunit I, translating to MNTSISTAYNYKVVRQFAIMTVVWGIVGMGLGVFLAAQLVWPELNFNLPWTSFGRLRPLHTNAVIFAFGGCALFASSFYSVQRTCQTQLFAPKIAAFCFWGWQLVILLAAISLPLGYTSSKEYAELEWPIDILITIVWVAYAIVFFGTIMQRRTKHIYVGNWFFGAFIITVAILHIVNNLELPVSFTKSYSVYAGATDAMVQWWYGHNAVGFFLTAGFLGMMYYFVPKQAERPVYSYRLSIVHFWALITLYIWAGPHHLHYTALPDWAQSLGMVMSLILLAPSWGGMINGMMTLSGAWHKLRSDPILRFLVVSLAFYGMSTFEGPMMAIKTVNALSHYTDWTIGHVHAGALGWVAMISIGALYHMIPKIFGKAQMHSVGLINAHFWLATIGTVLYIASMWVNGIAQGLMWRAVNEDGTLTYSFVETLVASHPGFVVRLIGGAIFLSGMFLMAYNTWRTVRASQPADVVAAAQMA from the coding sequence ATGAACACTTCTATCAGTACCGCCTACAACTACAAGGTGGTCCGCCAATTCGCCATTATGACGGTGGTGTGGGGCATCGTCGGCATGGGGCTCGGGGTTTTTCTCGCGGCTCAATTGGTCTGGCCCGAACTCAACTTCAATTTGCCCTGGACCAGTTTCGGCCGTCTGCGCCCGCTGCACACCAACGCGGTGATCTTCGCGTTCGGCGGCTGTGCGCTGTTCGCCAGTTCGTTCTACTCGGTGCAACGCACTTGCCAGACCCAATTGTTTGCGCCAAAAATCGCCGCGTTCTGTTTCTGGGGCTGGCAACTGGTGATCTTGTTGGCGGCGATCAGCCTGCCACTGGGTTACACCAGCTCCAAGGAATACGCCGAGCTGGAATGGCCGATCGACATCCTGATCACCATCGTCTGGGTCGCCTACGCCATCGTGTTCTTCGGCACGATCATGCAGCGCAGGACCAAGCACATCTATGTGGGCAACTGGTTCTTCGGCGCGTTCATCATCACCGTGGCGATTCTGCACATCGTCAACAACCTTGAGTTGCCGGTGAGTTTCACCAAGTCCTACTCGGTGTACGCCGGTGCAACCGACGCGATGGTGCAATGGTGGTACGGCCACAACGCCGTAGGCTTTTTCCTCACCGCCGGTTTCCTCGGGATGATGTACTACTTCGTGCCGAAACAGGCCGAACGTCCGGTGTACTCGTATCGTCTGTCGATCGTGCACTTCTGGGCCTTGATCACCCTGTACATCTGGGCCGGCCCGCACCACTTGCACTACACCGCGCTGCCGGATTGGGCACAGTCGCTGGGCATGGTGATGTCGCTGATTCTGCTGGCACCGAGCTGGGGCGGCATGATCAACGGCATGATGACTCTTTCGGGTGCGTGGCATAAGTTGCGCAGCGACCCGATCCTGCGCTTCCTCGTGGTGTCGCTGGCGTTTTACGGCATGTCGACCTTCGAAGGTCCGATGATGGCCATCAAAACGGTCAACGCCCTCTCCCACTACACCGACTGGACCATCGGCCACGTACACGCCGGCGCTCTCGGTTGGGTGGCGATGATTTCCATCGGCGCGCTGTACCACATGATCCCGAAAATCTTCGGCAAAGCGCAGATGCACAGCGTCGGTTTGATCAATGCGCACTTCTGGCTCGCGACCATCGGCACCGTGCTCTACATCGCTTCGATGTGGGTCAACGGCATCGCTCAGGGCCTGATGTGGCGCGCGGTGAACGAGGACGGCACGCTGACCTACTCCTTCGTCGAAACCCTGGTGGCCAGCCACCCAGGCTTCGTCGTGCGGCTGATTGGTGGGGCGATCTTCCTCAGCGGCATGTTCCTGATGGCTTACAACACCTGGCGCACCGTGCGGGCCTCGCAGCCTGCTGACGTCGTCGCTGCCGCGCAGATGGCCTGA
- the ccoO gene encoding cytochrome-c oxidase, cbb3-type subunit II, giving the protein MKHETIEKNVGLLMLLMVFAVSIGGLTQIVPLFFQDVTNKPVEGMKPYTALQLEGRDIYIREGCVGCHSQMIRPFRAETERYGHYSVAGESVWDHPFLWGSKRTGPDLARVGARYSDDWHRAHLYNPRNVVPESKMPAYPWLVTQAVDSSHTETKLKVMRTLGVPYTDDDISGAVASLKGKTEMDALVSYLQVLGTAIKSKR; this is encoded by the coding sequence ATGAAACACGAAACGATTGAAAAGAACGTCGGCCTGTTGATGTTGCTCATGGTGTTTGCCGTGAGCATCGGCGGCCTGACCCAGATCGTCCCGCTGTTCTTCCAGGACGTCACCAACAAACCGGTCGAGGGCATGAAGCCCTACACCGCGCTGCAACTGGAAGGCCGCGACATCTATATCCGCGAAGGCTGCGTCGGTTGCCACTCGCAGATGATCCGCCCGTTCCGCGCCGAAACCGAACGCTACGGGCATTACTCGGTAGCCGGTGAAAGCGTTTGGGATCACCCGTTCCTGTGGGGTTCGAAACGTACCGGTCCGGATCTGGCCCGGGTCGGCGCGCGCTACTCGGATGACTGGCACCGCGCGCACTTGTACAACCCGCGCAACGTCGTACCGGAATCGAAAATGCCGGCCTACCCGTGGCTGGTTACGCAAGCGGTCGACAGCAGCCACACCGAAACCAAGCTCAAGGTCATGCGCACCCTCGGCGTGCCGTACACCGACGACGACATCAGCGGCGCGGTGGCCAGCCTAAAGGGCAAGACCGAAATGGACGCGCTCGTCTCCTACCTGCAAGTGCTCGGCACTGCGATCAAGAGCAAGAGGTGA